ctctcacacacacaactgaaaccaaaagctctcataaacacatgtgaaaatctctcacacacacatatgaaatggtctTACACACAcgtgaaacactctcacacacacatatgaaacgctctcacacacatgtatgaaacgctctcacacacacatatgaaacgctctcacacacccgtgaaaatattttttaaaatgtatatattcatttcagtatgttgtgtgagaggaatttcagtatgttgtgtgagaggaatttcagtatgttgtgtgagaggaatttcagttAAAACGGAAGGCGTTCCAATTAAACAGGAAACGGTTGAGAACAAACAGCGCATTGCAAAATACAGGCGAAATACTATTCTTTGTTGGTTCGCTACACCGATGTCTTCTCAACAGCCCGCACGTAGCCTAACTGAGGCAGCGGCGTTGCTCAACAATATATTGGCCTCAGCGGAGACCATTAGAACGCTGTCAAGTGCAACCACAATGGTGCAGCAACCGACCGTTCCAACTCCAGGTGAGGACACCGTGGACGGTCACCTAGCATCGCTCTTCCCATCCCGCAGCGGGCAGCGGCCAGCTACAGCTCCTCTTAGGAGAGATTGTGCACCACGATATCAAGCACAACATTGCTTTGGCACATGGACATCTGGCACGAGGAAAACAAGGTAATTATAAATATCCGGAGTTTGaaattatctttatatatagcATGAACATCGTTTCCACTGCTAACAGACTGTCAATCcgttttcacttcaaaaacgaaaaaaacaacattttgagtgttttggtctgatgtcattttaatttgtccACTTTTGCTTGCGTATTGGAGACAAAACTTGactgaagttaaaaaaaatgatatgtgagATAACTTTACTGCCAGGAGAACCAGGCTATTAGCTCCAGAGTAAGCGGAAGTTAGCTAGTGTgctaaataaagttatattattttagttcagtggcattaattaataatgtggaaactgttatttccttcccaaatgaagagcattgtcggttttatcattattgttaataacaataataataataacattaacattgttataACCTTCACAGTGGGAGATATGGACCTGTGCTGGTGACTCAGATGCACTTAAGTTTTGGTTTAAAacgggaaaaaaacatttgctcatTTTATCGTTTTTAATTAAGGGGAAACTGATTATACTTTCGTACCCTGACctactgttttctcattattgttttattaaagcagTATGACTTAACTGTCTCCCTTCATGTAGTCGAATAGTAGACTTATAATGCATAATACATTCTTATTTCAGAGCTAGGGCGCAGCAGCATGGCCATTTCAATAAGGACGTGATACTACTCCCCAATCCATCATTGGATGTAGTGTGCAAACAACGTCCAAAAGTAAGgttacacaaacatggacatatcCTCAGTGCCTTTGAATTCCAGAAGGCCTGGGACCACCGGACTGTTATTGATCGTATCAGACATGGCTTTGGTGAGCATATTCCGGAGGACGTCAGgtaaacccttttttttccttcttgcgTTGTTAACAAtacaataatctttatttaaagagcacttTTAAAACGTAGTTTCAAATtgcaatcatcatttataaaaacacataaaagtcGAATTTGGCTCAAAATGTACAGGATTCAGTCACACACCTTACAGGAGCAAgaacctgacagacagacacacactaacacaagcaTACTGTTACATCATATTGTTAAGCCCTTAGCCGTAAagtatttcttgttgttgtaatatccTACATCAGGGGTCACCAACGCGTCGCCCGCGGGCGCCATGGCGCCCTCGAGGACTACTTGAGTCGCCCGCGAAGGCCTGTTCTAAAATAGCCTAGTTCTCACGtgacacacaactttattttattcgttgttaaactttctattatttttaaatatattgcattgctTGTAAGAAGATAACAATATGCAGTATGCACGCATATAAACATATGCCTACTTATAAAAcgtaatttgtgtaaaataaaatgcttcagattACGTAGATTGGACCTAGCTGGTCTCCACGACAACCGTTGCGTGGAGACCGAGTCCAGTCAGTGCAGTGAAGCGAAGTCAAGATGAACGGATGATTACAATTTAATcgaaaacatggcagaaaaaagaaagagaacgtATTATTTTCACGGTGAATGGgagcaagagtttttttttaccactgtaaAAGATGCCTGCGTGTGTCTCATTTGCCGGGCGACTGTGGCGATACCAAAGCGGCACAATGTTGAGAGGCATTTCAAGACCTGTCACGCAAGCTACCATGCTAACTACCCACCGGGCAGCGCACTACGAGTGGAAAAAGTAAGTGAGCTAAAGGCAGGATTGTGCAAGCAACAGTCTTTTTTCACAAGACCAGCTAAAAAATCTCAGAAAGCTACCGAAGCCTCgttcagagcaacagaacacctgataaagaagaagaaggcatttACAGATGGAGACCTTTTCAAGGAAACGATGATGATAGTTCTGAACACTGTGCTTAAAGACGAGAAATATGGGAAGGAAGTGCTCTCTTCTGTAGCTGATGTTCAAATGGGGGCAAGCACAATGGTCAGGAGAGTGACAGCAATGTCCGACAACTTGACTGATCAGCTGGACCAGGATCTCAGGGAGTGCAGGTGGTTCAGCATCCAATGTGATGAGTCCatcgacagcagcagcacggcgcAGCTGATGATGTTTGTTCGGATGGTGTTTCAAGATTTCTCTACAAAAGAGGAACTTCTCACACTACTCCCCCTAAAAACCAGCACAAGGGGGGTTGATATCTACAACGCGGTGAAGGAgtttttcaacaacagaaacataccaCTGGAAAAGCTGGTGTCGATTACCACCGATGGGGCTCCTGCGATGACCGGACGGCATGCAGGGTTCATCGCGCTCTGTAAAAGCGACCCAGCGTTCCCGAAATTCGTACAGTACCACTgcatcattcaccagcaggccttATGTGCAAAGgtgcgttttcattttgtattttattaatttatgttatCCTTGTTGTAGGCCTAATATCCTATTTGTAATTATGAGTAGGCCTATTGGGCATATTTTACGCATCTGCTTGTAGACCGGCCCCTACTGCGCTTTTTGGTCGTTAGAGTCAACTTCATAGTTGTGATacggcgctatataaatacattttgttttgtattgtattgtattgtattgtattgttattgtttttaagtgctttgagtaagagtgattttattttatttttaaggtgatcGGCTTCGAGCACGTAATGACTCCTGTTGTGAGGATCATAAACAGCATCCGTTCCAAAGCTAAACAACACCGAAGTTTCAAGGTGATGTTGGCGGAGCTGTCGGCTGAATATGGGGACCTGCTTCTCCACACGGACATCCGATGGCTCAGCAGAGGACGGATTCTGCTCCGGTTTTTGTCGCTGTTGAGGGAGATCAAAGATTTTATGAAATCTAGAGACGAAGACACATCGCTGCTGGAGGACGTTGCGTGGCTACTAGACCTGGCATTTCTGACGGACATTACTGGAAAACTGAACAATCTGAACTGTGCGCTGCAAGGCAAAGGTAAGACTGTTGCCGACATGATCAGTGCTTTAAATGCGTTTAAAGCACAGATGAGCATTTTCTCTGcgcatttacagagaaaaaaggtgctgcacttCCCCTCTTTGCAGATGGTGCTGAACGACAATACCTCTGCGTCTGAGATTTTTGGCAACGCTGCCGAAAAATACACTCAAGTCATAAACAGGGTTGGGCAAGAGTTTGAGAATAGGTTTTGTGACATTGATAAACTTGAGCCATGTGTGTCGTTCGTTTCGAATCCATTTATAAACGTGGACACAACGTCCATTGCTGAGCAACTAAGTGCAATGTTCAGCTTGGATGCTGGGCAGGtggaaatagaaatagtgaCACTGCAGAATGACATTCGCCTCAAAGCCCACCAGGCTGCAGCAAACTTTTGGGGCCTTGTTGATACTGAAAAGTACAGTGGTCTGTGCACAGCAGCAATGAAGGTTGCCAGTCTGTTTGGGTCTACCTATCTTTGTGAATCagccttttctgacatgaatttcATAAAAAACGAACACAGAACACGGCTCACTGATGCACATCTGCAAGACTCACTCAGACTTGCAGTGTCAAATTACAGCCCAGATTACGAGGCCCTGGTTGCCAGCATGCAATGCCAGGCTTCCCATTAAAACTTATGAAAGATTGTGATGGATTAAATAGGcctataaatacttttgtttaatgttatgttgttctgtttgatggtgattacagtgaaatagaaataaagtgctgattttgatatttgtctgtttccttcctttttaagccattattgataattaggcctattgtgcaaatttgttaaaatgagcagtgtcctcaaacaggtgaatataactaattagttttactattaataataacatacaattaaagGTAAACCGCGCAAATTTGAAGCGTACCAAATTGGTAGCCCTTCACATTAATCGGTACCCAAGAAGTAGCCCtcagttcaaaaaaggttggtgaCCCCTGTCCTACATCGTCTTTGTAGCCTCCAGCTTGTAATGTCTTGTGGCA
This DNA window, taken from Eleginops maclovinus isolate JMC-PN-2008 ecotype Puerto Natales chromosome 9, JC_Emac_rtc_rv5, whole genome shotgun sequence, encodes the following:
- the LOC134869144 gene encoding general transcription factor II-I repeat domain-containing protein 2A-like, with the translated sequence MAEKRKRTYYFHGEWEQEFFFTTVKDACVCLICRATVAIPKRHNVERHFKTCHASYHANYPPGSALRVEKVSELKAGLCKQQSFFTRPAKKSQKATEASFRATEHLIKKKKAFTDGDLFKETMMIVLNTVLKDEKYGKEVLSSVADVQMGASTMVRRVTAMSDNLTDQLDQDLRECRWFSIQCDESIDSSSTAQLMMFVRMVFQDFSTKEELLTLLPLKTSTRGVDIYNAVKEFFNNRNIPLEKLVSITTDGAPAMTGRHAGFIALCKSDPAFPKFVQYHCIIHQQALCAKVIGFEHVMTPVVRIINSIRSKAKQHRSFKVMLAELSAEYGDLLLHTDIRWLSRGRILLRFLSLLREIKDFMKSRDEDTSLLEDVAWLLDLAFLTDITGKLNNLNCALQGKGKTVADMISALNAFKAQMSIFSAHLQRKKVLHFPSLQMVLNDNTSASEIFGNAAEKYTQVINRVGQEFENRFCDIDKLEPCVSFVSNPFINVDTTSIAEQLSAMFSLDAGQVEIEIVTLQNDIRLKAHQAAANFWGLVDTEKYSGLCTAAMKVASLFGSTYLCESAFSDMNFIKNEHRTRLTDAHLQDSLRLAVSNYSPDYEALVASMQCQASH